The Anoplolepis gracilipes chromosome 7, ASM4749672v1, whole genome shotgun sequence genome segment gtattatttaaatttagttgTGTCTATAAAATGATCAAACGTCCTTTACAGATACAATCTTTTCTGGAGAAACAATACGGCAAGAATAGACGAACTCCAAACCGTATCAAAAATCCGCAAAAGAATGGCTGTAAAGATGCTGACATTATGAAATCTGCATTGTCAAGCGAATGTCCTAATGATGGTCCATTAGTTGACGAAGCAAAGAGTTGCTTAAAGAAACTGGCAAAAAGTAATGGTTTTGCATCGACAATCTCACGCGCTGACCCTCCACGTGTAATTCCACCAAACAATATGCGTTTGATCATGTGGACAAAAAACTTTACATCGAACTTGTTCcgtaaatttttcaatccCAAGGCCTTTCCTGGATACCTCAATCTTTTGATGAACTTCCTTGATAATTTTACTCACGGTTTATCTGTGGGTGGATCGTTCCTCATTTCCTTCCGTGTAGGTGTCCTCAGCACATTTACTATTTTGGTGCACGAAATACCTCATGAGGTTGGCGATTTCGCAATTTTATTGCGAAGTGGATTTAGCAGATGGGACGCTGCGCGGGCGCAGTTAATCACGGCCCTTGGTGGGATCGTTGGTGCTTTGGCTGCCGTCTCCTTTTCTGGTGGTTTAggtaaataatcaaaaattttagcaTACaacgtatgtataataattcagCTTTGAAAACTTGGTAATTCAAATTATAGTTAGTTTATTTGTTAGCTAACTTTTTGTTGTTATTAGCGTTAAAAATGAGATTTCTTTTCTaacttgtttttatataaaacatcaaattcttgaaacaatatttttatgtgcagtatatcatatataatatattcctaagttttatgatataattttttctcttattattaaatagaaaatatatatgtggtCCTATTCTCTTTCAGAGAAAAGAACTAGTTGGATATTGCCGTTGACTGCAGGaggatttatacatattggtCTGGTAACTATCTTGCccgatttattaaaagaaacaaatacaaAAGAGTCGTTGAAACAATTTGGTGCTCTACTTTTCGGGGTTATTGTTATGGCTGCGCTGATGTttgtttaaatgaaatatatataaattgaataattttattagattagaGGATTAGTAAAAAGAAGTTCTATTATGTTAGTATACACCGAGTACAAGTTTACCGGACCTATATGTGTTGTGTTTCGGTATATATCATCGATACGGTACTCCAAAGTTGccataaaattacttattgcTCAATGGAGATAGAATATTCGAGGAAGGAAAACTAACGACGATAAATGACTGACCAAACTCATGTATGATTGATAATCAGACTTAGCctagttataatattttgtatcagAAATGTTTTCTCCAACACACACTGAATATTTGTTGTAAAGTCTGAAATTATCGTTAGTTTTTCACTCTTtggaaataatgaaattacattaatagcttttgaatcttttttatagtttactgAAAATCTTAAATCCAACATAACAATGATAGTGAAGCAAAATGCattcttacaaaaatataaatataatatataatttgtatattattttattacaattagatatattactCTGATGTTATGTTATAAATGACAATTCGAGGAATTGTTATAAACCTCGctgttataatttatgcatCGATATGCATGttctatttacaaattaagaCAGTAATACCTTCCAACATGTCACAATGTGATTATTTTTCCTGATAACAGGACactgtaatactaatataaaaattaaatctaaagtcAGTATTGACATATAAGCATCAcgttttgaataaatttgaaaactaatgtatataatgtttatgttAATGCTATTGTGTATAAAGATATGCGAGAATTGTAATGAAAACTTCCTCACTggacatgtacatacatgcacTTATAGTGCAGATATGAATACATTTAAGAATATACTAGTGAATGTACATTCAGTTCCTAAAgttagttataaataatacataattaggTCAGCtccttttaagaaataatcacatgataaaaaaagaaaatatttcatgtgtTGTACAGAATTAAAAGGTAAAAATGTGCATATTTtgagtttataattaaatgaattaaacaaatttggataaaacatgtaataacatttgcatacaaaaattttgtaaaaaacagATTTAGAACAACTTTTTGAacagatataataaaacttcataagatcacatataaaaatagattacatTTTGAATAGACCACATTAATACCTaatgagtaaaataaattgatcgtacatacatacagattaaataaaattatgtttgttGCATtcgcacaattttattattatattgagttggctaaaagtttttttttttcattagacGATGTTCTTGTGTTTTTCAATACAAAGCACTGTTTCTaagctataaaatatacatattctctGAAAACTGATACTTCAATgcatcattttaaaaaattgttacattgGTTAAATTTCCTTGTACCTTTTGAATTGACCTTATTCTGAAAATAAGTGACAAGAAACTATATTTTcgagcaattatattttttattctcgcaaaaacattagaaataaGGTTTCTTGTATCACATTTTTCCTTttgcagaaataaaataacttctcgaaaatatatctttttgtcactcattttcaaaataaggtcaattcaagaaaaacaaaaacatcatcttttgaaaaaaagatgttaCTTTTTAGCCAAcctaatataatgatattaaatatttataaggtatatatcatatattttgatgcaacatattcataaaaaaagaacaaatttgaaacctttaatatatattctatagcatatttattgatataattatgaaaaattatattttctttaaataggAACGCatagtaaatatatctataaagatATACTCACATGAAAGATATTAGTATGTCTTTCGCAGAGCTTCATCttgttatatattcaaataattaaaaaaaaaaaaaaatagataatatatacttatagaaaatacaaaaacttTGTTACACTTCCAGTTAGATAGTAAAGATGAAGAGGACATTGAAAGAAATTCAATTTGTACTTTTCTCTCTGCAGCCTCGTGTATCATGcacaatattcatattttatgagGCACCAAATAACGTGATCCTTGTACTTAACAATTAAAAGCAAGGTATTATACCATTTTGAATGCATGATACAGGAGTGCTTTTTTCTGCATCTGTAAATAGATATTCCCTAATCGGGAAAGGAACTggttaaaattacataacatcttttacacaaatattttctatgaattatgattatataagtaatatatgaaTCATAATCATGTAATCTCTAATCTatgatttgtaaataaaatgtactatTCTGCGATGTTCACGTTTTACTCTTCTTTcatattaagtatatactATAGggattattttgaataattgaatACATTTGATtggtacaaaataatttattaaataattattctaaaacagAAAACACAACGATTGTATATACTTGCATAAACATTGCACTTACTAGCTGACAGCAAACAACTGAatcttacatattatatatgtacatacatctcAGTCATTTTAAATGATATCTCTTAGTCGCTGGCAGAaatgtgaattatatatatggaatattGATTGAGCtctatgatttattaaatcaaagttCCCGTCTCCTGTACTTAAGACATTCGAGCATTTGACTATTTAATAggccaataaaaaaaaaactcttatataataacagtAAAAATCGactataatgataaaaatcacTAACGATAATAACACAttcaaataatgaatataaatttaactgaTATATAATGACTAGTTTATACTTCTTTATACTTCAGATGCAAGAGACGAGAATCTGCACATTTTTCACTGATCAATCGTGCAAGTACGATAAGCTATTTAGGATGTGGACAATATTATGTCacatttagaataataaaatatttttttatgattataatgGATTTTTCTTaagatctataaaaaattatatttaattgttccatAGATATCTTCCTTCTTCAAAACTATTATTACAATGATGATCAATCTTCtctttcacaaatttttttactctagtttaaacaaatatgtattaaggAAAGCCCTATACTATTACAAATGATTACTGTTGTACATAGACGATTGCACTCTTACATCTGTCCCCTACaagaagatttaaatttaatttgtcttttaaCTTTCAATtagtctttaattttttttcaattaaatgttGATTCAAAATATTCACAGTTCATCATGAGGTGCTTCAAAAATAGTAacttttaatctttcaatCAATAATATCAAACTCTGTAAAACGTCAGTTTCATCCACGGTCAATTTAAGATTATCCagattttgataaaagtatAAGAGATTATCTATAACAGGTAGAAGCAAAACCTTGATGTTTTTAAACTCAGTTCTACAAACAGGAGATATTGTGATCATGCTGTCCGACACTACTTCgagaaaatcattattttctatGCTGAATTGGCTCGTTAGCTTTTCTTTGAAGCACTTGACCATTAAGTTGCTTAGTAACTTGCAATAATCGTGTCTCAATAATCTTTGCTCGAAATCTGTAATAGCATATTCCCTCGTTTTTTGCTGACGCTGTTCAATATCATAGATCTCTTGTAGATTTTgtctttcaattattaaatcattaattagttttattgCTTTCATTTGTATCTGTAAATGATCATCGTATAGAATCTTCCCAAATAATTGCAAACCACCATGATCAATCCAAGCTTTCTGAGCAGCAGGAAACTGACGTATTAAGGCACTTAGAGCATAGAGACATCtggattttatttcaattttactatTCGTAGATAAAACGTGCAatactttttgaataaaatcattttctaaTGCCTTAGCTTGCACTTTTGGGTTTGATTGTGCGGCTGCTCCCAAAAGACGTAATGCTTCCAGTTTTATGTCATTATTGGTTCCATTGAGGCATGGCGATATGATCTTAGTTAgcctataataaaaaaggaataaaaatgttgtagCAAAtgctttttgtaaaaaaaaattctatctttttatattatacttgccCATCCATGTCTGAGAATATTTTAGCATTATCAATTTGATGCAGaagatattctaaattatttaaaatatccaaAACTTCTTCAATCTCTATGCTGGTTAATGTTCCTGTAGTAACACTACTTTTATAAGATTGGAATTTCTGGAAAAATCTCTTTAATAACTCTGAATCACTTGTAACGTTGACTTTGAGAGCATTAAGTTCCTCTTTCAAGGTTTCATAAAAACGTTTGAAATGCTTCTCACTTTTTGGCCGAGTTTCTCTATCctagaataaaaagagaaaaaaattacagatggaattaaatatttataaaaaaaatttaaactgtaataataaaagccACTATATAATTGATGAAATGATACATTAAATGATgtgacattataaaaaatgatagaaatactgaagataaacaaaatttgaaaccgttttatatataattatcatagaaaataatattataaaaattatacattcatATGAGAAAGATGACTTATTTCATTCTttgtagagaaagagaaataattacaaatctaattagtaattattgtgagtattaataataaaaaataattacattcacATTTGATATATCTTCTACTTCTTCCtgtttaagtttttttaatcttgCTTTCAATTCATCAATAGGAAATTTTAAAGCTTCAGACTCCTTCTTTATTTTCACAGGATCTACTTCTTCATTTTCTAGTACTGACTTATCAGGATGTAATGTCAGTGACTTAGAATTTGATCGATTTGTATTTTCATCATCTTCTTTTACTTCTTCTGCATCGTCCAATAATTTAGCCTCCGTCACTCCGGTTATAAAATTGTGTCTTACATGAAGTCCTTTGGGAATAGGAGTTCCtgtacgtataataaattatataaatctttattacactcgattaaatcaattttattaatcattaaatttatgatgtgttaaatttattagaaagcTTAGATCTTATACCCATATAAACtttcatattaaattgcaattgtgtaataaaattagttttactaaaaatataaattttaatttgtgtgGATATCGAgtccataaaaattataaaaaaaaattatattttaattcgagacaatttaaatatctcgaGACTGCTTATAATTGCACCACGTAATCGAATCTGAGTGTACGTCACTGAAAACACTGGATCTGCAACCATCGAGTTTGGcactttctatttaataatagactCCAAtagaatacaaataatttccaaaaatCCCATAACATAACTTATTCTTTAGAAACAGTCGCATTTTCGCGGATCatcgcaaaaaaaataacgcgacGGATTTGACTGACGTGGTGTTGTAAAAAGAGACGGTTGACGTAAAGTAGTCCCACATTGTACGTTACATTTGATCCGGCAAAACTCACCTTTCTTTACCGTTTGCCACTCGTGCGTCGCTACGAAAGCGCTCTCATTTTTTTCGGCACCACCGAAAATCGCGAATGACAGATAAATCAACAAGATGTACGTGTCGGCACGCATTCTTCTGACAAGCTATCGCTCGTATTCGTAGCGTAGGACGTATGCGATTTTTCTCGAAAGTCCACGCGGGCGAATCTTCACGGAAGCGCACGTGTTCCGCGACCGTCTGTCATCGGCCGGCGAATAAAAtgcaatgtcaaatttttagaCCTCTGCTCCGCGACATTTATCACGGGACTCGAATGTTATTCACGTGTTGCGTCCGTTATTTATTGCGTCAATGTGGACCAATGTGCCGACAGTAGTTAGGTGCGTTCGCCACCAGAGTCGACTCGAACCAATAAGCGATAGAGACAATGCTACCACGctaatcattttaaaattctgtGTGAATTCACGAGATGATTTCTATTATCAGAGATTTGCTTATTTCgttttatgtatgtacgtatgccACATTTTTAGcgtgtaataaataaacatagtCAGAATCATAAAATCAATTcgtttatgtattaaatattcacatgataaaattatatacatatatgtctgtataatttcataattaaatgtaaaatcaaaattttgtcGATCAAACAAAATGTTCtctacattaaataatattatgctgTATCCCTttgttgcattttatttaatatttcttaatgtaaacaaataatgcaaaaaaattaattattttcatcgtCATGATTTATACAATCGTTTCTTTGTTCACAATGAAAAAGAATCAAAACTTTATAGATAATTGCAGTTAATGCGAAAGACCATTGAGTAGCAAGGTTTTTGCGTGGAAAAAAGGACGAAAAATTCGACAAAAATTTGGTAGGGATTTTTCAGGCGCGTCGCCCCTGATATCTCCAGCGGAAAACCGGCAATGCCGTGCGCGCCGCGTTGGACCAATCAGCGCGCGGAACGTACTCTGGGCGCGCAAGGTCGAGTACGCGAAACTCATTTACTACGCGCTCGTCCGGCACGTGCGGCGACCTTTCCCTCGCGCAGTAACACAGTAACCGTTGCGCACACGCGGCGTCACTCTTAGCTTCTCCATCACCGTGTACGGCACGCACACGTCCCTCGAGCACATCACGCTGACGAGAATCCGTTAATATCAAGACCGATCGCCATGGCAGAGGAGTATCTATACGGTAAATATGATCGGCCGCGATGCCGCGATCATCGTCCGCCCGTTATTTAACGTCTCACGCGGATACTTACGCATCGCCGGCCATTCGAGACCGAGGGGGATGCGCTTGGCCGAGACGCCGGCTGGGTATTCGGCCATTGCGACCGACCCCCATTGTCTCCTACGGATACCGGCATTCACGGCGAAAATAATCTCGCGATCGTTTTCGCCGACGATGGCGTTCCCCGGCGCGTCATGTGTACACGATTGTGATTTGTGTGTTCAGGAATCGCCCTCGAGGGACCGAACGCGAGCGAAGTATGGGATCCGGAGCACAAGAACGACGATTCGGACAGCGCGGCTCAGCATATCGGCGCCGATCAAAAGCTCATTATAAAGATGGTAAGTACGATGTCGTCGTGACAATGACGTAGTTAAAAAACGAGATCGTCTTGGTGATGGTCATCTCGTCGCAGCCGCCACCCCTCGTACGCGATTCCTTCGTCGTTAACGAGAAGAGGTAGCGCGTGATACGATATTCGATCTGCCTTCTTCATCGTTCGTCGTTTATCCTCGCCGCACGTAAGATAAGTGTGCGTTTATCAAATTACATCGATTATGGCGATGTTCGGTTTCGATGTGTATGTAACGCGTCTTCCGTTTAACCGCCGGAGGTGGAATTTTGATCGTCGCGTCTCGCGTCACATTAGGGAATACCTATCTACTCTTGATTTTTTCCTCGGAAACACTCGTCATTATCTCGGACAAAATTTTGCGCGCGAAACTTTAATCGCAACTCGGACGACTAAGTTTCCCTTTGTTTTTCCGattgacaaaattttttccatcGAGGATATAAATCAAGATGAAACGATCTCGACCTATCAagtttgacttttttttaattttttgtgctTCGGTTCCGGATGTTCTTATATACAAGGCATTTAACATTGCTAATTTTTAGCACACGTTCTGAAAACGATTAAATAcaagcatttttttatcttttttttttctattaacgACGTACTTCCGTTCATGGCGTTGTAAGTGCAATCGAATCATCTTCCATGCGTGAAACGAAAGCGCCGACTAATTTCGGAGGTCTCTTTCGGACGAGTACTGTGAAAGTTTGATGCTTGGcgccattttttaataacggcTTCGCCCTTCCCCCATTTTACTACGGGTAGAGTTCTATTATATCGGAATAAAGATTAAGATAAcggacatttttttatgaataggTGAATTTAAGAGAACATGGATCACAATCTGTAGGttgaattgtaaaattctGTAATACCAGTTGCCACATGGcattactaaataattataaataaataatattgaaatgtttagcattaattttataagacttAGCTGCTGTTATGTACttgcttatattattatttaatttttatttaattttcaataagtaataatacagaacatcttttattcattttatttagtattttttgttgttcttaattatcaaacattaaattcaaaattcactttataaaaacatttaaattcatcattcttttgtttattctcttatttatatgagtgattatttatatgtaattatctttttgGAGCCAAACTATTTTCTAACCTAAAATGGAATCACTTTATTACTAGTCACTTTTAGTTAATTGTTTAAAGAAAGTTTTTGGAacacataaatatagatataattaggaTGTATTTATAActtcaatatttcttttatttaaatacaagtCACATTGGGTCTCATAAtaattgtgttttaattaatatcattgcaTATTGTtgtctatatttaattttactcacATTATTGttactataaattttacagGCTCTTCTGGGACCAGAGGCCAAGCCTGGAGAGCTCAATGTACTGCAGGTAGAGGCAATGGGTTTGAAAGGACCCATCAAAACACCAATCGCCTTGCTGGAAATGGGAAAAACAGCGCAGATTATTCTTGATCTCAGTTTCCCAGATCCTCCTGTTACATTTACATTGGTTAAGGGTAGTGGACCTGTTCACATAGTAGGACACAATCTTCTTGGTAAGTACATATCTTTGTGTAATTAAATCTGACTTAATGAATTTATAGGACTAATCTTGAAAAgtcttgtttataaattacagtcactatattttattatacttattttaatttatatacagattTATATTGCATACAACTCAAAgtaaaatgatatacataatatgcatcttttaataattttatttaaaaattgtacattttattttgtttatacatgtttatatttataaagctatattaaataaaggcGATTGAATAAAATTGGGCGCCTATCTCAAGCatttaaaaacatagaaaaaaaacaagtttgtaagatagagaaagaaaagaagaaaaaatatctttatttgatataaaatatctttatttaattgatattttataataaaactttataatgtatacaatttatatattcattattcttcatTAATACATCcaatgaaataatatgtattttgtatatatgtatacaacacaatttatttattttaacattttgagAGAAAGGTCAAATCTGAACTAAATCTTATCAATACTTATACctacgtatgtatataataaaaaatataaatatttttatttctgaagtgttataaatataattaaatttgatttagtataaaattttagtatgaaattttaatgtcatacaagttgattataaaatatttgtagatgAATCATGAAtaagttaaaaagttttaattaaatctataatacagttttaattatagaatatttattattctaaatacattttgattagtgacagttaaaataaaatatcattaaattttctttaataatatacttataattaatattattaataatataaataataatatcatattaataacattataatattagtatataaataataattattaatattttattttaattgatattaacatatgattaataatattaagcaaTATAAActtcttttctaaataattctatctttcgttttcattttttttattagctttatattatcatttcagGTGCGCACATT includes the following:
- the Zip99c gene encoding zinc transporter ZIP13 homolog, which translates into the protein MAAASYACSRNCTDAGYFSCDIFGGTDAWTSWHEIVGYFSYNPWIFSLLGSTMVGLTGIFPLWLIPIQDGVDLKADENGGTLKILLSFAMGALLGDVFLHLLPEAFESELQTRGKNDHSSMPAGLSVLAAFLFFVIIEKFVTTINEETAIIPEQQTEEILINDANKEKEMDNNNCITLNTEKNGFAKECFKNSTEIQSFLEKQYGKNRRTPNRIKNPQKNGCKDADIMKSALSSECPNDGPLVDEAKSCLKKLAKSNGFASTISRADPPRVIPPNNMRLIMWTKNFTSNLFRKFFNPKAFPGYLNLLMNFLDNFTHGLSVGGSFLISFRVGVLSTFTILVHEIPHEVGDFAILLRSGFSRWDAARAQLITALGGIVGALAAVSFSGGLEKRTSWILPLTAGGFIHIGLVTILPDLLKETNTKESLKQFGALLFGVIVMAALMFV
- the Sil1 gene encoding nucleotide exchange factor Sil1, with amino-acid sequence MRADTYILLIYLSFAIFGGAEKNESAFVATHEWQTVKKGTPIPKGLHVRHNFITGVTEAKLLDDAEEVKEDDENTNRSNSKSLTLHPDKSVLENEEVDPVKIKKESEALKFPIDELKARLKKLKQEEVEDISNVNDRETRPKSEKHFKRFYETLKEELNALKVNVTSDSELLKRFFQKFQSYKSSVTTGTLTSIEIEEVLDILNNLEYLLHQIDNAKIFSDMDGLTKIISPCLNGTNNDIKLEALRLLGAAAQSNPKVQAKALENDFIQKVLHVLSTNSKIEIKSRCLYALSALIRQFPAAQKAWIDHGGLQLFGKILYDDHLQIQMKAIKLINDLIIERQNLQEIYDIEQRQQKTREYAITDFEQRLLRHDYCKLLSNLMVKCFKEKLTSQFSIENNDFLEVVSDSMITISPVCRTEFKNIKVLLLPVIDNLLYFYQNLDNLKLTVDETDVLQSLILLIERLKVTIFEAPHDEL
- the LOC140667592 gene encoding nucleoplasmin-like protein isoform X2, whose amino-acid sequence is MAEEYLYGIALEGPNASEVWDPEHKNDDSDSAAQHIGADQKLIIKMALLGPEAKPGELNVLQVEAMGLKGPIKTPIALLEMGKTAQIILDLSFPDPPVTFTLVKGSGPVHIVGHNLLGAHIEEFEDIDDEMEEENIDDEDDEKAPQKKRKLLAEDKKNGIKRMKM
- the LOC140667592 gene encoding nucleoplasmin-like protein isoform X1, whose translation is MAEEYLYGIALEGPNASEVWDPEHKNDDSDSAAQHIGADQKLIIKMALLGPEAKPGELNVLQVEAMGLKGPIKTPIALLEMGKTAQIILDLSFPDPPVTFTLVKGSGPVHIVGHNLLGAHIEEFEDIDDEMEEENIDDEDDEKDPEDEDDEDDEPKKKNAKLTAAAKYKNQANKNKKK